The window aataagaactaaaaggTGGTTAGTTAGGTGAAATTGTTATGCTTAAAGCTATAATAAAGGACTATATTAGAAGGGGACAGTGGAccaggaaatatatatatatatatatatattaacagttGATCTTATGAgtggattttaaaataattgagtacTTTGCTAATGGCACagtgatattttttaaactttgttttGTTAATCCTTTATTCTTAATAGTAAATGAAACAGAGTGAGAGTGTGATAGCTAGAGTAAGTGAGAAGTGAGGAAGACAGAGACTGAAAGGGAATATCTTtcaagttttattaattaaagaaattaataataatattaataacaaaaaagcaACATAGAGGAAGCCTATTCCATGACTTTTGGTTGTGGTGATGATGCAACCAAACTCTAGCCATGCCAATCCATGCCACTGCTCCATCGATCTCTTCCTCCTCTTATGGCTCTCTCGTAAAAGAAACATCCAAACTAGAATAAGATACAGAcccaaaacattaaaattaataaaaaaaaagggagagagaaaaaagggggaaaaaagaaaaaaaagattctaTATGACTCAATTAATATCACTTTTCTTGAATGAAAGGCAACCATGAACACTAACCACTTACTTACTCAGAGAATTCCAAAACTTGAACAAGTAGATCATCCAAATGGGAAATTATTAATAAACCGAAAAAATAATCCAAAGAATCGATAATTAAGAATAATtgttgtaaattaaaataaagctaATAATTCACAATGATCATTGATCAAATAATATAACTTTTCCCCCTTCTCCATCTAATTCCCACCCCGGCTTCTAATAATGGCATCCCACCAAAGCCGGAGCAGCCGACCGCATCATAGAATTCTGAGTCGCCGGAAACTGAAATTTGGAGTCCCGGAGATCGTCTTCCGGCGCCGGGAGGTTAAGATCCAACTCTAGAACATTCCGAGGCTTAACATCAACAGCACCATTagaagttgttgttgttgtctgaacaatattgttattattggtAGATGCTCTATGCCTCCTCATGTGACCACCCAATGCTTGCCCTGATGTGAATTCTGACCCACAGATGGAACACTCGTGAATCTTGGATTTGTTGCCATGGAAATTTAAACCAACCTTGTTATTATTGCCACACCCTAATTGAAGGGAAACAGAAGGGCTAATAATATTCTTCATGTGATGACTTTGTTTTGCttcttcaaaattaaatagtgACGACGAAgacggtggtggtggtggtggcggcgGCGGCAACGACAGTGGTGGTGATGACGACTTTTTCTCCTCCACCTTGGGCTTCTTGTGACTTGCCCTGTGGCCACCTAGTGCTTGAAAAGAAGGGAATGTTCGGTTGCATGTTTTGCACTCATAAACATAGAAATGATCGACTTTGGTGCTACCCAGCTTCTCTGTCTTAACATCACTACCATATAAGTCCTTGTGACGATGAGGAGGGTCCCCTCCTACTTTTCCTTGTGCTAGGAGAATCAAACAATTAGCCAtgtcttcctcttcctcctcaaAGGTTGTGGATGAAGAAGAACCACCGCCACAAGAAGCACTTGAACAGCTAGATGtcatgatgggggtggtagcgGCAGTGACagtggtgatggtggtggtggtaggaACGACGGCACAAGGAGACAAAGGCCTCAAGCGCCGCTTTGTGCGCTTGCCTTTGGCTATGTTGGTGGCATCGTTGTTGTTACATGAGACAAGCTCCTCCATGTCCATTTGTGACAACATTAGAGAATCCTTAAACAAAGACAATGAAACAGTGATGTCTATGAATACCAGAGAGTGATGAACTTGGTTGTGCAAGAGAAGATGGATATAGCTAGTAGTAATAGTAGAGAGAAAGAGACACAGACATGTAGAATTTATATGGAGGAGGGAGTGTGTGAacaggttatatatatattggtagcAAGAGAGGGGTTTGTTATGTTTATGTTACACAGCAGCTACTCCCAAAATCTTCCTTGCTTTTCCAACCTTGGAAGTCTTGCTAACAAGAAAAGTTCTTCTCTTTGCTCACGCGCCTTTCAGAGTCCGTGCCTCCACGCTTCAATCATGACCACATTTTCTGTCTTACTGttgctattgttttttttttcttttcttttgttttttttttttttttatgattatggtTATGATGTTGCTCAGGGTGGGAGTACCTTTAAcgaaagaatattttattttcctcaaATTTGTGTCCGAGCACAGTGTTTCGACACCACAGTACTGCATGCGTATGATTCATTAATGATTAAACATGCTCtgtattttgtaattaatgttCAAATTTAATGAGAAGGAGCATGTcatttgtgtgtgtttttaatttttcatacctTGCGAGTGGCcaggattaattaattaattacgtaCTCATTGAAACGTAAGATATGGAGATTAGAGGAAGCTGAAGTCGATTTAATTTACGTAATTgttaactgttttttttttaataagagcgTTGAAGAAAGAAATGCTGTTATTAAATGTTAACACTCTAACGCAATAAGATTGACGTAACCGTAGAAAGTTTGTGTGGTTTACATAAATTCTTTAGTTTAAACCTTTACACaagaaaaatatgttaatgTTCTGAGTCGGTTTCACTCTTTTTGGTGAGGAGAGctaacacattttttcaaataaattttttattagtttatatttattaaaaattacaaaatcagaaaaaatgtttattaaacatgataaaagatctacaaaattttataaattttaattactataaaaGAAGATGTTAGGAAATATATTCTTAGCATTTCTCTCATTTAGTTTAACTATTATTTAGGTCAACTAAAGGGAGGGGTAAAACCCATTAAAGCAAACATGGCACGTTAAACTTAAAAGAATGTCATCCCGTCATTTAGTTCGGTTTCAAAGAAAAGTACTAATCTAGATGGAGTTATTAGAGATCcgggagtatatatatatatataagcagtccaactagaaaagaaaaggacataAATAGCATGTGATTAAGTATAGGATTCGGTTAAGGACTATGGAGTAAGGAGGGTATGTATTTGTAGCATACAAGTATATGACATAAGCACTATAGGACGGTTCCTACTTTGAGTAGAACTACCTTTGATTAAATTGCTTAATTAGTTAGGCTTAATCTTCTGCTTAAAGGTGTGTAATTCTAATACGTACGTGTCTAtttattgagttttgttttCTGGACAAAGGGGTGGTTTGGTTTATCTATTTTAAGTAAGGAACGGTAATTGCATCTTGAATTGAGCACATCGATCTTGTGTAAGGAACGGTAACTATTTTATGTGCTTCAATTCAAACATTTTCTCTTTCTCAATAATATTTtagcttatgaaaaaaaaataaaaataatcttctGCTTAAAGGTACGTCGAGGACTTGAGGTTGCAGCTAATCTGTCATAATAATCATCATTTATTGCGAAACCAAATGTAAATGATTTTTCATGCCTAATGGGACTTTTGAAAGCTTGTTAAGTCATGATTTAGTTTGGTTTGTAAAGACTCAGTCcgtcacacacacaaaaaaagtttgttttttttttcttcagaaaaAGTGTGGTTTTGTaaagaagattttatttcattatcaaCGAAAATACTGTGCCTTACAAAAGGCCGTCACGCATTTTGTGTAATTTTGTACcgttttgaatatatttgtgcTTTGTACCCTTTTTATCTAAACTTGATCACACCTTTTGTCAGGtttggttttttaattaatgaaattttttagcttataaaaaatggctaataaaaaaaattagttattagagATATTTTTTAGTGACCTAAAAAAAATCTGTTAGCATaatctttatttaatataaattaaactatattaatacagataataaatgtttaaaaagtATAATGCATACCTATAATAACATAAAACTTAACTAATAtacaaaattcttaaaaaaaaaaacttatatacaaAATAGATACGTATCACCAGTGCAATGTGTGCATCATATTAAATCATGTAGTATTATTAGATTAACATCATGTTAATGTTTATACTGACTAGTTCATAAATCCATGCGATGcagataaattgatttttaattttctttagatcaatttttagaaaattaattgaaattataataaataaaatgtcaattatatgaattaataaaaattgaactatATAActgaaagataaaataaagttggaaaaaattaataagtgaCATCTACACAAACATTACTTTTcttagtaaataaattaaatgcttataattttttaatccatGATTTCTTTAAtactattataattataatatttatgcaACACATAATGATATATCTATGTTAATTGCTTTTGATATAGCAACAATTCTTAAGTAgtttagtaaaaaaagaaaattcataacaattgaatcaaaatataaatgaaaaatataaaaataataccaaaaattaattaataatttagaaaGCACAATATTATAGAATCATGATAGTGACTTAGAAGTCGATTATTTCTTATTAACCGTCAACGccttaaaattaattgtaaaatttatggttgaattaaaatatttaattttaaaaaattgaaggatCAAATGTCTGTGTTAATATAGGCAGGTCAAAATTACAAATCTAATAAAATATGAGACTAAGTATTCTAGGTAAAATTaaagaggaaaaggaagaaaaaaaactgtttCATTTGGAATCAACATGCATAATGTTTTTACATTATTAGTATAGGTTAAAGACTCCATGAGAGCAAAGGTTGAAGCATTTCATTCTAAGGGGAGTGGTCCAGCAATACTGGCTTAATAAAATGTTAGTTACTGATTAAGTGGATCTCAAATCATTGACTTAATCGTCTTTACTAAGACATGGTCCACTAGTTGGTGAGCAATATACTACCCATTAATGTGTAATACCCTTCAAAAGAAGAATAACACTCACCACTAATATCAACAGTGAAAGGGAAAAAGTTTCTTCGTCGGTACATGTATAGTTCACTGCAACTGAAGTCTTCAAATGACTGCATTTGGTGTATCTACTATAAATCAATAGTTATATTATGATGATCATTGCACTAATACTATTGTCTATTGGCGTCACAGTGGCATCGATAGAGAAGACACTTTTCACTCTTGACATTATTACTGGTGTACTAGTTAGTAGTTACCATCTTCCATTTGGTGTGAGGATTTGTTTGCTGGCATAGATCTAAAGTAGTCCATTATCGGGTTCATGTACCGTTGACTCACATCTTAAGATCATGCTATAGCTTATCGatcaactaattaattagtagtTGCTTAAAGATCAAGCAAGTTTGTTGGATGAGataaattctttaatttgtaaatatacatttttttttattgaatttgagTTCTTCCTTAAATAACAAAAAGcgtattcatattttttttaggtatAAACAACTCTATTTGAGTTAGGTTAGAATAATATAAACAACAAATCTTATTATGGTCATATATTAATAACTGATTGATCTCAATAGTAATAAGTTTAAGTTTCTTAAGCAAGTGATCCAAAATTTAAATCTTCATAATTGCGTATAAAAGTAAACTCAATTGAAAAGAGACATTTGATTTTCAACTGCTTTTAGATCCTTCTAAAAAGATTAGTATTCTCAATGAACTATATTCAAGAAATTCCTTGCAATTATATgcctaaaatattaaagaaactaaGATAGTCATATGGAACAAGGAAGATCGATATCTTTGCCTTTGATTTTCAATTCATGCTCGTGAAATTAGTATATCCATTAATGCTTGTTGCAAATAGAATAATTGAGAATTGTTGGAAAGCCACACTAATTGGAATCACCCCTAGTAGCCCTGGTGGTTAGAAGATGAGTGTGTTGAAATTTCACATTTATGATGAATAAttaccaacaaaaaaaagtgtgttGAAATTCTacattgattataaatatataatgtcaagatatattatataaataaagaataacTCTTATCTTATAaactgattttataaaattaaattaagtctAAAACTGATTTTATAAACTGATTTTATAAtgtattattaaattaacatcatgTAATAATATAACTCTTATTTTATAGGATTAAATTAAGTCTAAAACTCATGTTGTTATAAGAATAATAGAtcacttattaaaaattaaatatggtgACTAAGTCACACTTTTgatgaaaagataaaagaagtttaaaagaGAAGATGATTAACTTatgtaacaatatttttaattgcttttaaaaaatatttttaatttattattctttttaaatggCTTCTATTTATTTGTCTCTGGAGTCAAAGATCATTTGTATCTTTTAATTTACTGAATTAGAAACAAATTTTGTTTGTAATGCATGactgttaaataaattatttatcgcatataaatacaataaaatccTA of the Glycine max cultivar Williams 82 chromosome 13, Glycine_max_v4.0, whole genome shotgun sequence genome contains:
- the LOC100794834 gene encoding C2H2-Zn transcription factor is translated as MLSQMDMEELVSCNNNDATNIAKGKRTKRRLRPLSPCAVVPTTTTITTVTAATTPIMTSSCSSASCGGGSSSSTTFEEEEEDMANCLILLAQGKVGGDPPHRHKDLYGSDVKTEKLGSTKVDHFYVYECKTCNRTFPSFQALGGHRASHKKPKVEEKKSSSPPLSLPPPPPPPPPSSSSLFNFEEAKQSHHMKNIISPSVSLQLGCGNNNKVGLNFHGNKSKIHECSICGSEFTSGQALGGHMRRHRASTNNNNIVQTTTTTSNGAVDVKPRNVLELDLNLPAPEDDLRDSKFQFPATQNSMMRSAAPALVGCHY